One window of the Clupea harengus chromosome 20, Ch_v2.0.2, whole genome shotgun sequence genome contains the following:
- the slc7a3b gene encoding cationic amino acid transporter 3, with the protein MKQLASFGRKLIRRRVMDSNQDETRFSRCLSTLDLIALGVGSTLGAGVYVLAGEVAREKAGPAIVLCFLIAALSSVLAGLCYAEFGARVPKTGSAYLYSYVTVGEIWAFITGWNLILSYVIGTASVARAWSSTFDNLVEQKISTFFKASMSMNVPALAKYPDLFALILVLLLSGLLAFGVNESALVNKIFTGVNLVVLGFVIISGLAKGDTKNWNLTQEDYLEYKNQTMTETEIEKGFGSGGFAPFGFKGILSGAATCFYAFVGFDCIATTSEEAKNPMRSIPIGIVASLLICFVAYFGVSAALTLMMPYYMLDTSSPLPEAFKHVHWDPARYIVAVGSLCALSTSLLGSMFPMPRVIYAMAEDGLLFRFLSRMHKKTKTPVIATIASGIVAALMAFLFDLAALVDLMSIGTLLAYTLVAVCVLILRYQPGSLTADTNDPKMMELQSLETSDMADGDGGDECKPLKNRFSMKLLIFPSCEQPTNTSGLIVYVTTAAVSTLYTLMCIVLALKGDEVIEGELMYLIPLLVLTILSVICVVIIWRQPQSNESLNFKVPLLPILPLVSIFVNVYLMMQLDGPTWARFAVWMAIGFLIYFGYGMRNSSEGANNANNAKKNPILSNKYESDAEAMTP; encoded by the exons ATGAAGCAATTGGCCTCCTTTGGAAGAAAATTGATCCGTCGGCGGGTGATGGACTCGAACCAGGACGAGACCCGCTTTTCTCGCTGCTTGTCCACACTAGACCTCATAGCCCTGGGTGTAGGATCCACGTTGGGAgctggtgtgtatgtgctggctGGGGAGGTAGCCAGAGAGAAGGCCGGTCCTGCCATTGTCCTCTGCTTTCTGATTGCTGCTCTCTCCTCCGTTCTGGCTGGTCTGTGCTATGCTGAGTTCGGTGCTCGTGTACCCAAGACTGGCTCTGCCTACCTCTACAGTTATGTGACCGTTGGAGAGATATGGGCCTTCATCACTGGTTGGAACCTTATCCTGTCCTATGTGATAG GGACCGCAAGTGTGGCTCGCGCTTGGAGCTCCACTTTCGATAATTTGGTGGAGCAGAAGATCTCTACTTTTTTCAAGGCGTCAATGTCGATGAACGTGCCTGCGCTGGCGAAGTACCCAGATTTGTTTGCCCTCATCCTAGTCTTGTTACTCTCTG GCCTCCTGGCATTTGGTGTAAATGAGTCAGCTCTGGTCAACAAAATTTTCACTGGCGTCAACCTGGTGGTGCTGGGCTTCGTCATCATCTCTGGCTTGGCGAAGGGGGACACAAAGAACTGGAACCTGACTCAGGAGGACTACTTGGAGTACAAGAACCAAACCATGACAGA GACTGAAATTGAAAAGGGGTTCGGTTCGGGAGGTTTTGCTCCTTTTGGCTTCAAAGGAATTCTTTCTGGAGCTGCAACCTGCTTTTATGCCTTTGTGGGTTTTGACTGCATAGCTACCACAA GCGAGGAGGCTAAAAATCCCATGCGTTCCATTCCCATCGGAATCGTGGCCTCTCTCCTAATCTGTTTCGTTGCCTACTTTGGCGTGTCTGCTGCCCTTACCCTTATGATGCCCTATTATATGCTTGACACCTCCAGTCCTTTGCCTGAGGCCTTCAAACATGTGCATTGGGACCCTGCACGCTACATTGTAGCGGTGGGATCTCTCTGTGCGCTCTCCACAAG TTTGCTGGGCTCCATGTTTCCTATGCCGCGTGTGATCTACGCCATGGCGGAGGATGGGCTGCTGTTCCGCTTCCTCTCTCGCATGCACAAGAAGACCAAGACACCTGTGATTGCCACCATAGCGTCTGGGATTGTGGCAG CTCTGATGGCCTTTCTCTTTGACTTGGCCGCCCTGGTGGACCTGATGTCAATCGGAACTTTGCTTGCTTACACgttggtggctgtgtgtgttctcatcctCCG CTATCAGCCGGGGAGTCTCACTGCGGACACCAATGACCCGaaaatgatggagctgcagagTCTGGAGACGTCTGATATGGCGGACGGGGATGGTGGGGATGAGTGCAAACCTCTGAAGAATCGATTCAGCATGAAGCTCTTGATCTTCCCTAGCTGTGAACAGCCCACCAACACCTCCGGCCTGATCGTCTACGTCACCACCGCAGCAGTCT CTACTTTGTACACACTGATGTGCATAGTGTTGGCTCTGAAGGGAGATGAGGTTATCGAGGGTGAGCTGATGTACTTGATTCCACTACTGGTGTTGACCATCCTCTCTGTCATCTGTGTGGTGATCATCTGGAGGCAGCCCCAGAGCAACGAATCGCTCAACTTCAAG GTACCCCTTCTCCCCATTTTACCACTGGTCAGTATTTTTGTCAATGTCTACCTCATGATGCAGCTGGATGGACCTACCTGGGCTCGTTTTGCAGTGTGGATGGCAATTG GTTTCTTGATTTATTTTGGCTATGGAATGCGGAACAGTTCAGAGGGCGCAAATAACGCAAATAACGCGAAGAAGAACCCAATTCTCTCAAATAAATATGAGAGCGATGCAGAGGCCATGACTCCTTAG